The following coding sequences lie in one Procambarus clarkii isolate CNS0578487 unplaced genomic scaffold, FALCON_Pclarkii_2.0 HiC_scaffold_770, whole genome shotgun sequence genomic window:
- the LOC123749762 gene encoding general transcription factor IIF subunit 2-like produces MDLDITNCSRGLWLVKVPKYLGDKWADCAGHDVGKLKITKVPGKPPTITFKSSEHTLKDGKIPREHKVISHSLKEMTLGVLSEPDLGSSSSDAAVSETQQLSFEGQVIHKLECQPVVDDYYINQKREAVKKAAQSLHMVKLIDRPLNGYKPISHHKHNVYLEQKKKAEGKTIRDDKDKVMELLFAAFEKHQYYNIKDLHKITRQPITYLKEILKDLCNYNVKNPHKNMWELKPEYRHYKLAEKAVENSMYD; encoded by the coding sequence ATGGACTTGGATATTACGAATTGCAGCCGTGGGCTGTGGCTGGTCAAGGTACCTAAATATTTGGGGGACAAATGGGCAGACTGTGCTGGCCATGACGTTGGAAAGCTTAAGATTACCAAGGTGCCTGGTAAACCTCCGACAATAACCTTTAAATCTAGTGAACACACCTTGAAGGACGGGAAAATTCCTCGGGAGCACAAGGTAATTTCTCATAGTTTAAAAGAAATGACACTCGGAGTTCTTTCTGAACCAGATCTCGGCAGCAGCAGCTCGGATGCTGCAGTTTCCGAGACACAGCAATTGTCCTTTGAGGGACAAGTCATCCACAAACTAGAATGTCAGCCTGTAGTGGACGACTACTATATCAATCAGAAAAGGGAAGCTGTGAAGAAAGCTGCCCAGTCTCTTCATATGGTAAAGCTTATTGACAGACCCCTCAACGGCTATAAGCCTATTTCACACCATAAACATAATGTTTATTTAGAGCAGAAGAAGAAGGCAGAAGGCAAGACGATtcgtgatgataaagataaggtCATGGAGTTGTTGTTTGCTGCATTTGAAAAGCATCAGTATTACAATATTAAGGATCTCCACAAGATTACCCGACAACCAATCACATATCTAAAGGAGATCCTGAAAGACCTATGTAACTATAATGTTAAGAATCCTCACAAGAATATGTGGGAACTCAAGCCCGAGTACCGTCATTACAAGCTTGCCGAAAAGGCTGTGGAAAATTCAATGTATGATTAG
- the LOC138361789 gene encoding general transcription factor IIF subunit 2-like encodes MDLDITNCSRGLWLVKVPKYLGDKWADCAGHDVGKLKITKVPGKPPTITFKSNEHTLKDGKIPREHKVISHSLKEMTLGVLSEPDLGSSSSDAAVSETQQLSFEGQVIHKLECQPVVDDYYINQKREAVKKAAQSLHTVKLIDRPLNGYKPISHHKHNVYLEQKKAEGKTIRDDKDKVMELLFAAFEKHQYYNIKDLHKITRQQITYLKEILKDLCNYNVKNPHKNMWELKPEYRHYKLAEKAVENSMYD; translated from the coding sequence ATGGACTTGGATATTACGAATTGCAGCCGTGGGCTGTGGCTGGTCAAGGTACCTAAATATTTGGGGGACAAATGGGCAGACTGTGCTGGCCATGACGTTGGAAAGCTTAAGATTACCAAGGTGCCTGGTAAACCTCCGACAATAACCTTTAAATCTAATGAACACACCTTGAAGGACGGGAAAATTCCTCGGGAGCACAAGGTAATTTCTCATAGTTTAAAAGAAATGACACTCGGAGTTCTTTCTGAACCAGATCTCGGCAGCAGCAGCTCGGATGCTGCAGTTTCCGAGACACAGCAATTGTCCTTTGAGGGACAAGTCATCCACAAACTAGAATGTCAGCCTGTAGTGGACGACTACTATATCAATCAGAAAAGGGAAGCTGTGAAGAAAGCTGCCCAGTCTCTTCATACGGTAAAGCTTATTGACAGACCCCTCAACGGCTATAAGCCTATTTCACACCATAAACATAATGTTTATTTAGAGCAGAAGAAGGCAGAAGGCAAGACGATtcgtgatgataaagataaggtCATGGAGTTGTTGTTTGCTGCATTTGAAAAGCATCAGTATTACAATATTAAGGATCTCCACAAGATTACCCGACAACAAATCACATATCTAAAGGAGATCCTGAAAGACCTATGTAACTATAATGTTAAGAATCCTCACAAGAATATGTGGGAACTCAAGCCCGAGTACCGTCATTACAAGCTTGCCGAAAAGGCTGTGGAAAATTCAATGTATGATTAG
- the LOC123749763 gene encoding general transcription factor IIF subunit 2-like — MSQQSKMDLDITNCSRGLWLVKVPKYLGDKWADCAGHDVGKLKITKVPGKPPTITFKSSEHTLKDGKIPREHKVISHSLKEMTLGVLSEPDLGSSSSDAAVSETQQLSFEGQVIHKLECQPVVDDYYINQKREAVKKAAQSLHTVKLIDRPLNGYKPISHHKHNVYLEQKKKAEGKTIRDDKDKVMELLFAAFEKHQYYNIKDLHKITRQPITYLKEILKDLCNYNVKNPHKNMWELKPEYRHYKLAEKALENSKYD; from the coding sequence ATGAGCCAACAGTCTAAGATGGACTTGGATATTACGAATTGCAGCCGTGGGCTGTGGCTGGTCAAGGTACCTAAATATTTGGGGGACAAATGGGCAGACTGTGCTGGCCATGACGTTGGAAAGCTTAAGATTACCAAGGTGCCTGGTAAACCTCCGACAATAACCTTTAAATCTAGTGAACACACCTTGAAGGACGGGAAAATTCCTCGGGAGCACAAGGTAATTTCTCATAGTTTAAAAGAAATGACACTCGGAGTTCTTTCTGAACCAGATCTCGGCAGCAGCAGCTCGGATGCTGCAGTTTCCGAGACACAGCAATTGTCCTTTGAGGGACAAGTCATCCACAAACTAGAATGTCAGCCTGTAGTGGACGACTACTATATCAACCAGAAAAGGGAAGCTGTGAAGAAAGCTGCCCAGTCTCTTCATACGGTAAAGCTTATTGACAGACCCCTCAACGGCTATAAGCCTATTTCACACCATAAACATAATGTTTATTTAGAGCAGAAGAAGAAGGCAGAAGGCAAGACGATtcgtgatgataaagataaggtCATGGAGTTGTTGTTTGCTGCATTTGAAAAGCATCAGTATTACAATATTAAGGATCTCCACAAGATTACCCGACAACCAATCACATATCTAAAGGAGATCCTGAAAGACCTATGTAACTATAATGTTAAGAATCCTCACAAGAATATGTGGGAACTCAAGCCCGAGTACCGTCATTACAAGCTTGCCGAAAAGGCTTTGGAAAATTCAAAGTatgattaa